GATATATTCTTCCCACTTCAAATTTAATCTAAACACCTAATTAAAACTTATAGAAAGAGAGGATATAAGTATTAGTGTACCTCAACTGAAATAACAGTTCCAAAGGGCTTGAACATCTCTGCAAGCTCTGAAATATCACAGCTTCTCGGAAGATTACAAACGTAAAGTTCACATGGTCTTGGCTGCTTCTTCAATTCACGGCCCAAAAGGTCGTTGTAGCTCTCATTCCTGTCAATCTCTTCCGCAACCACTGATTCCTCGTCTACAACTGCTAATAAAGAGAAAAAGCTCCTACCTTTGTTTGGAGGCCACCGCGGAGCAGCAGCagcaaaagaagaaagaatAAAATCACGAGAGTAGGGCCGGAGCAAGCAGGAGATTTTTGAGCATTGAAATTTGACGGAGTGATGGAGAGACAACGAAGCCGACGATGTCGTTCTGATAGATGAAGGGAGGGAGGGTACCAAGGGAATGGCAGCCATTGAAAAACTGAGTAGGTTCTCACTTTACATTGGAAGCggataatgtttttagtttccctATAGGACAGTTAGCGGGACTAATTTTTTTGGAAACCGGGTCGAACATGGTAAACGGGCCGGACGGGTATTAAAAACAAACAAAGCAGGTGAGAATCCATCGGGTTAAAGCGccaatcttcttcttcttcttctcctcctccttcgcAAGATCTCTACTGATTCGAATGCAAAGGATCACCGGTGGAAaatagagaactgaaaatgccATCAATTCCCAACGTATCAGTCCATAAATTACAGGAAGGAGATGAATCCACAGGATCTTCACCTAGAATTTCCTCTTCTATAAAGTTTGGGACGCCGGAGGCTCTGGATTACGTGCGTAATCTAACCGACGTTGGCGCCATGACACGGCTGCTCCATGAGTGCATCGCTTACCAGCGGGCTCTGGATGTCGACCTTGACAATCTCCTCGCCCAGCGCACAGATCTCGACAAGCACCTGCACCATCTCCAGAAATCTGCAGAGGTGCTCAACATCGTCAAGGCGGATTCCGACCACATGCTTTCCAATGTCCGCTCCACATGTGATCTCGCCGACCATGTCAGCGCCAAGGTTCGGGAGCTTGACCTTGCCCAATCGCGAGTTAACGCTACGCTTTTACGCATTGATGCGATTGTTGAAAGAGGGAATTGCATCGAGGGAGTGAAAAACGCTCTCGAAGCAGAGGATTATGAGGCGGCTTCAAAGTATGTGCAGACATTTCTGCAGATTGATGCGAAATATAAGGATTCCGGATCGGACCAGAGAGATCAGTTGCTAGCGTCGAAGAAGCAGCTGGAAGGAATAGTGAGGAAGCGGCTCTCAGCTGCCGTGGATCAGCGGGATCATCCAACAATACTACGGTTTATTAGGTTGTATTCGCCTTTAGGACTGGAGGAGGAAGGGTTGCAGGTGTATGTCGGGTACTTGAAAAAAGTGATCTCCATGAGATCCAGGCTTGAATTTGAGCAACTGGTGGAGTTGATGGAGCAGAATCATAATCAAGATCAGGTTAATTTTGTTGGGTGTTTAACAAATTTGTTTAAGGACATTGTGTTGGCTATAGAGGAAAATGATGAAATCTTGAGGAGCCTTTGTGGGGAGGATTCGATTGTTTATGCCATCTGTGAATTGCAGGAGGAGTGCGATTCGAGGGGTTCTTTGATTTTGAAGAAATATATGGAGTATAGGAAATTAGCTATATTATCATCTGAGATTAATGCCCAGAACAAGAATTTGCTGGCTGTTGGAGCGCCAGAAGGGCCTGACCCGAGAGAGGTTGAGTTGTATTTAGAGGAAATACTTTCACTGATGCAACTAGGTGAGGATTACACAGAATTCATGGTTTCGAAAATCAAAGGGTTGAGTTCTGTTGATCCAGAATTAGTGCCACGAGCCACCAAGTCGTTTAGGAGCGGGACTTTTAGCAAAGTAGTTCAGGATATTACtgggttttatgtgattttggaGGGATTCTTTATGGTTGAAAATGTTAGGAAAGCTATTATGATAGATGAGCACGTCCCTGATAGCCTTACCACTTCTATGGTAGAcgatgtgttttatgttttgcaGAGTTGCTTGAGAAGGGCAATATCTACTTCAAATATTAGCTCTGTCATTGCAGTCTTGAGTAATGCTAGTAGTTTGTTGAGTAATGAATACCATGAAGCTTTGCAACAGAAAATGAGAGAACCAAACCTTAGCGCTAAGCTGTTTTTGGGGGGTGTTGGCGTGCAAAAGACTGGGACAGAGATTGCAACTGCATTGAATAATATGGATGTGAGCAGTGAGTATGTATTAAAGCTAAAACATGAGATTGAAGAGCAATGCGCAGAGGTAAGTCATAATTCTTAATTTAGTAATACTAAACTGAGCTGTTCACCGTCTTTCTTGTTTACTGGCTGTTCCTGGCAGTTTACTACTTGTGGCATGAGAAGGTAGTTTAAGCTTGTCATGTTGTAATGTTACATGCAATCATATAAAA
The Manihot esculenta cultivar AM560-2 chromosome 1, M.esculenta_v8, whole genome shotgun sequence genome window above contains:
- the LOC110614037 gene encoding 33 kDa ribonucleoprotein, chloroplastic isoform X2, producing the protein MAAIPLVPSLPSSIRTTSSASLSLHHSVKFQCSKISCLLRPYSRDFILSSFAAAAPRWPPNKGRSFFSLLAVVDEESVVAEEIDRNESYNDLLGRELKKQPRPCELYVCNLPRSCDISELAEMFKPFGTVISVEEVGGREMRVKFSVDMSSSNRSPEALNSAPIKDVVYESPYKLYIGNISWSVKPEELRNQFSQFGIVVSARVLYDRKAGKNRAYGFLSFSSAADRDAALSLNGREFRGRILVVRKGVERDN